A window of Scophthalmus maximus strain ysfricsl-2021 chromosome 10, ASM2237912v1, whole genome shotgun sequence contains these coding sequences:
- the LOC118284657 gene encoding myosin-3-like isoform X1, with translation MAGATIPWCDMVEVHDSNVEVLRAELEQAEQDLVCQVKRVSELTTELEMKTKERKFLSDQVEILTSELKKEQTRSLEKSDQMEKLKYSLRQQLLKAKQVNAARVARLHEFVGLQKSNFNLNQKLKIAKNLNRTLEREAARLSTQLESNKIESLSKQEEYLTAELQKEWTWTLEMMDQMEKQNNAHQQDLLEAKQVNAAGEAHLVEKVGELTTKLEMETEKNQSLSEQVEILTAGLQKERTRSLEQSDQMEELKDAHQKQLLEAKQVNAAGEAHLVQRARELTTELEMETKENKSLSEQVEQLTAELQVEQTRSLEKSDQMEELKDALRQQLLKAIQVNAARVAQLHKFVDLQKSNYDLTQKFRIGKNLNGALEREAARLFTQLEKEIKKIESLSKQEVVKQEYFTAELQKEWTWRLEMIDQLEEQKDAHQQELQALKQGDIEREALRRDLEGLKTANLELVTRLQAEEELSENLKRETTSLSISLEAETLKNKSLLKQGESLTTELQKEQNWRLELGDQAQAERDAHQQELQALCQELEILKATNPETPGKLQAEKEAGNERTKKDFTRATSNSVCHLKTYGIKRESKSCYKCYQSMLMSIYMHIY, from the exons ATGGCCGGTGCTACGATACCGTGGTGCGACATGGTGGAGGTGCATGACTCCAACGTGGAGGTGTTGAGGGCTGAACTCGAGCAGGCAGAACAAGATCTTGTCTGTCAGGTGAAGAGGGTCAGTGAACTCACCACCGAGCTGGAGATGAAGACCAAAGAGAGGAAGTTTCTGTCAGACCAGGTGGAGATTCTTACATCTgagctgaagaaggagcagaCCAGGAGTCTGGAGAAGAGTGACCAGATGGAGAAACTGAAATACTCCCTTCGGCAGCAGCTTCTGAAAGCAAAACAGGTCAACGCAGCTCGGGTGGCTCGCCTTCACGAATTTGTGGGCCTGCAAAAATCCAACTTCAACCTCAATCAAAAGCTCAAGATTGCAAAGAACCTCAATAGAACTCTTGAACGAGAAGCAGCCCGACTCTCTACTCAGCTGGAGAGTAACAAGATCGAATCTCTGTCCAAACAGGAAGAGTATTTAACGGCTGAGCTGCAGAAGGAGTGGACCTGGACACTGGAGATGATGGACCAgatggagaaacaaaacaacgcTCATCAGCAGGACCTTCTGGAGGCGAAACAGGTCAACGCAGCTGGAGAGGCTCACCTTGTTGAGAAGGTCGGTGAGCTCACCACCAAGCTGGAGATGGAGACTGAAAAGAACCAGTCTCTGTCAGAGCAGGTTGAGATTCTTACAGCCGGGCTGCAGAAGGAGCGGACCAGGAGTCTGGAGCAAAGTGACCAGATGGAGGAACTGAAAGACGCTCATCAGAAACAACTTCTGGAAGCAAAGCAGGTGAACGCAGCCGGAGAAGCTCACCTTGTTCAGAGGGCCCGTGAGCTCACCACCGAACTGGAGATGGAGACCAAAGAGAACAAGTCTCTGTCAGAGCAGGTTGAGCAACTGACAGctgagctgcaggtggagcagACCAGGAGTCTGGAGAAGAGTGACCAGATGGAGGAACTGAAAGACGCCCTTCGGCAGCAGCTCCTGAAAGCAATACAGGTCAACGCAGCCCGGGTGGCTCAACTTCACAAATTTGTGGACCTGCAAAAGTCCAACTACGACCTAACTCAAAAGTTCAGGATTGGGAAGAACCTCAATGGAGCTCTTGAAAGAGAAGCAGCCAGACTCTTTACTCAGCTGGAGAAAGAGATTAAGAAGATCGAATCTCTgtcaaaacaggaagtagtaAAACAGGAGTATTTTACAGCCGAGCTGCAGAAGGAGTGGACCTGGAGACTGGAGATGATAGATCAGCTGGAGGAACAAAAGGACGCTCATCAGCAGGAACTCCAGGCACTGAAACAGGGCGACATTGAGAGAGAGGCTCTCCGTCGGGACTTGGAGGGTTTGAAAACCGCCAACCTCGAGCTCGTCACCCGACTCCAGGCTGAGGAAGAGCTCAGTGAAAACCTCAAGAGAGAAACTACCTCGCTCTCCATCAGCTTGGAGGCGGAAACTCTGAAGAACAAATCTCTGTTAAAACAGGGAGAGTCTCTAACCACCGAGCTGCAGAAGGAGCAGAACTGGAGACTGGAGCTCGGCGACCAGgcgcaggcagagagagacgccCACCAGCAGGAACTTCAGGCTCTCTGTCAGGAGTTGGAGATCCTGAAAGCAACCAACCCTGAGACTCCCGGCAAGCTCCAGGCTGAGAAAGAGGCAGGGAATGAAAGGACAAAGAAAG ATTTCACACGAGCAACTTCAAATTCGGTGTGTCATCTCAAGACCTATGGGATCAAAAGGGAATCCAAATCTTGTTATAAATGTTATCAATCAATGTTAATGTCCATTTACATGCATATttattaa
- the ndufaf6 gene encoding NADH dehydrogenase (ubiquinone) complex I, assembly factor 6 isoform X1 yields MAAGVSVKLGSLSSRTSLSLALRRKTSPAGVSVRRAASGGTVDSRQDEKFCLELVRSRDYDGFVSSLLLPEEARRSSLALRAFNVELAQVKDSVSQKTIGLMRMQFWKTAIEEIYRDEPPNQPVTTELWRAVKKHYLTKRWLLRIITDREKDLDDRAYRNLQELETYSENTQSSLIYLLLECLGLKNVHADHAASHIGKAQGITTCLRATPYHSSRRKVYLPMDVCMLHGASQEDFIRGSQEQNVRDVVYDIASQAHVHLQHARSFSDNVPAAATPAFLQTVVLEDYLQRVRRADFDVFHPSLRNRNPLLPVQLYLRSWKKTY; encoded by the exons ATGGCAGCCGGTGTCAGCGTTAAACTCGGGTCGCTGAGCAGCAGGACGTCGCTGTCCCTCGCCCTCCGCAGAAAGACGTCCCCCGCCGGCGTCTCCGTCCGGAGGGCGGCCAGCGGCGGGACGGTGGACTCTCGACAGGACGAGAAGTTCTGTCTGGAGCTGGTCAG gTCCAGAGACTACGACGGTTTCGtgtcctcactcctcctcccagaGGAGGCCCGGCGCTCCTCTCTGGCCCTGAGAGCCTTCAACGTGGAGCTGGCACAG GTGAAGGACTCGGTTTCCCAGAAGACCATTGGCCTGATGCGGATGCAGTTCTGGAAGACGGCCATAGAGGAGATCTACAGAGACGAGCCTCCGAACCAGCCGGTCACCACCGAGCTGTGGAGG GCGGTGAAGAAACACTACCTGACGAAGAGATGGCTACTGAGGATCATAACAGATCGA GAAAAGGATCTGGATGACCGAGCGTACAGGAACCTTCAGGAGCTGGAGACGTATTCAGAGAACACACAATCGTCCTTGATCTACCTGCTGCTCGAGTGTTTAG gTTTGAAAAATGTCCACGCCGACCATGCAGCGAGTCACATCGGGAAAGCTCAGGGGATCACCACGTGTCTGAGAGCGACTCCGTATCACAGCAGCCGGCGTAAAGTCTACCTGCCGATGGACGTCTGCATGTTG CACGGAGCTTCTCAGGAGGACTTCATCCGCGGCAGCCAGGAGCAGAACGTCCGGGACGTTGTGTACGACATCGCCAGTCAGGCTCACGTACATTTACAACAC GCGCGTTCTTTCAGCGATAACGTTCCAGCAGCCGCCACGCCGGCCTTCCTGCAGACG GTGGTGTTGGAGGACTACCTGCAGAGAGTGAGGAGGGCAGACTTTGACGTGTTCCATCCCAGTCTGCGGAACCgaaaccccctcctccccgtccagCTGTACCTGCGCTCCTGGAAGAAGACGTACTGA
- the LOC118284674 gene encoding olfactory receptor 4D9 produces the protein MIETSTAIMLDRTEPAHCTVCCCTLANKILMVLFMVLLVFAILFGNLVTLAVVVGTKHFHTPQGYLKASLAVADLAVGIFVVPLSVYAEVYLMVTDSAPEWTSYNSQLVSFHPCNVIGPIFAGCTLVSITTIFLLTIERSIAVLKPLHKGSVITRKRTTILIVLSWVGSFFLAVCPMVFSSEIALEYNSCSRMCNYALGVIGEFPSQAWNILLLFPAFDFTLLGGTVVINMVSLSSIRQHSKRRKRLAGRECQNTTNPTFSDIKAAKTIGTLTVAFTASFTPIAVFVVGNVLGNKWCNFSFFAFWILASNSCWNVIIYSVRDQKFRLRAHKLLLPFQRENSTKS, from the coding sequence ATGATTGAGACGAGCACAGCGATCATGTTGGACAGGACTGAACCGGCGCACTGCACCGTGTGCTGCTGCACGCTGGCCAACAAAATCCTCATGGTGCTCTTCATGGTGCTACTGGTCTTCGCCATCTTGTTCGGGAACTTGGTGACTCTGGCAGTGGTCGTGGGGACCAAACACTTCCACACGCCACAGGGATACCTGAAGGCGTCCCTCGCCGTGGCTGATCTGGCGGTGGGGATATTCGTGGTGCCGCTGTCTGTCTACGCCGAGGTCTATCTCATGGTGACCGACTCTGCGCCGGAGTGGACTTCGTACAACTCGCAGTTGGTGAGTTTCCACCCGTGCAACGTCATCGGCCCCATCTTCGCCGGCTGCACCTTGGTGTCCATCACCACGATCTTCCTGCTGACGATCGAGCGGAGCATCGCCGTTCTGAAGCCGCTGCACAAGGGCTCTGTGATCACCCGCAAGAGAACCAccatcctcatcgtcctctCCTGGGTGGGGAGCTTCTTCCTGGCCGTGTGTCCGATGGTTTTCAGCAGCGAGATCGCGCTGGAGTACAACTCCTGCAGCCGCATGTGCAACTACGCGCTGGGGGTCATCGGCGAGTTCCCCAGCCAGGCCTGGAACATCCTACTGCTGTTCCCCGCCTTTGACTTCACCCTCCTCGGCGGCACTGTGGTGATAAACATGGTCTCTCTGTCCAGCATCCGGCAGCACTCAAAGCGCAGGAAACGCCTGGCCGGGCGCGAGTGCCAGAACACCACCAATCCCACCTTCTCCGACATCAAGGCGGCCAAGACGATTGGGACTCTAACGGTGGCGTTCACGGCGTCGTTCACCCCCATCGCCGTCTTCGTCGTGGGAAATGTTTTGGGCAACAAATGGTGCAACTTCTCCTTCTTCGCCTTCTGGATTCTGGCCAGCAACAGTTGCTGGAATGTCATCATTTACAGCGTGAGGGATCAGAAATTCAGACTTCGTGCACACAAGCTCCTCTTGCCTTTCCAGAGAGAGAACTCGACCAAaagctaa
- the ndufaf6 gene encoding NADH dehydrogenase (ubiquinone) complex I, assembly factor 6 isoform X2, giving the protein MRMQFWKTAIEEIYRDEPPNQPVTTELWRAVKKHYLTKRWLLRIITDREKDLDDRAYRNLQELETYSENTQSSLIYLLLECLGLKNVHADHAASHIGKAQGITTCLRATPYHSSRRKVYLPMDVCMLHGASQEDFIRGSQEQNVRDVVYDIASQAHVHLQHARSFSDNVPAAATPAFLQTVVLEDYLQRVRRADFDVFHPSLRNRNPLLPVQLYLRSWKKTY; this is encoded by the exons ATGCGGATGCAGTTCTGGAAGACGGCCATAGAGGAGATCTACAGAGACGAGCCTCCGAACCAGCCGGTCACCACCGAGCTGTGGAGG GCGGTGAAGAAACACTACCTGACGAAGAGATGGCTACTGAGGATCATAACAGATCGA GAAAAGGATCTGGATGACCGAGCGTACAGGAACCTTCAGGAGCTGGAGACGTATTCAGAGAACACACAATCGTCCTTGATCTACCTGCTGCTCGAGTGTTTAG gTTTGAAAAATGTCCACGCCGACCATGCAGCGAGTCACATCGGGAAAGCTCAGGGGATCACCACGTGTCTGAGAGCGACTCCGTATCACAGCAGCCGGCGTAAAGTCTACCTGCCGATGGACGTCTGCATGTTG CACGGAGCTTCTCAGGAGGACTTCATCCGCGGCAGCCAGGAGCAGAACGTCCGGGACGTTGTGTACGACATCGCCAGTCAGGCTCACGTACATTTACAACAC GCGCGTTCTTTCAGCGATAACGTTCCAGCAGCCGCCACGCCGGCCTTCCTGCAGACG GTGGTGTTGGAGGACTACCTGCAGAGAGTGAGGAGGGCAGACTTTGACGTGTTCCATCCCAGTCTGCGGAACCgaaaccccctcctccccgtccagCTGTACCTGCGCTCCTGGAAGAAGACGTACTGA
- the LOC118284657 gene encoding protein CROWDED NUCLEI 3-like isoform X2 produces the protein MAGATIPWCDMVEVHDSNVEVLRAELEQAEQDLVCQVKRVSELTTELEMKTKERKFLSDQVEILTSELKKEQTRSLEKSDQMEKLKYSLRQQLLKAKQVNAARVARLHEFVGLQKSNFNLNQKLKIAKNLNRTLEREAARLSTQLESNKIESLSKQEEYLTAELQKEWTWTLEMMDQMEKQNNAHQQDLLEAKQVNAAGEAHLVEKVGELTTKLEMETEKNQSLSEQVEILTAGLQKERTRSLEQSDQMEELKDAHQKQLLEAKQVNAAGEAHLVQRARELTTELEMETKENKSLSEQVEQLTAELQVEQTRSLEKSDQMEELKDALRQQLLKAIQVNAARVAQLHKFVDLQKSNYDLTQKFRIGKNLNGALEREAARLFTQLEKEIKKIESLSKQEVVKQEYFTAELQKEWTWRLEMIDQLEEQKDAHQQELQALKQGDIEREALRRDLEGLKTANLELVTRLQAEEELSENLKRETTSLSISLEAETLKNKSLLKQGESLTTELQKEQNWRLELGDQAQAERDAHQQELQALCQELEILKATNPETPGKLQAEKEAGNERTKKGLCGRRRLEAEEPRCCTV, from the exons ATGGCCGGTGCTACGATACCGTGGTGCGACATGGTGGAGGTGCATGACTCCAACGTGGAGGTGTTGAGGGCTGAACTCGAGCAGGCAGAACAAGATCTTGTCTGTCAGGTGAAGAGGGTCAGTGAACTCACCACCGAGCTGGAGATGAAGACCAAAGAGAGGAAGTTTCTGTCAGACCAGGTGGAGATTCTTACATCTgagctgaagaaggagcagaCCAGGAGTCTGGAGAAGAGTGACCAGATGGAGAAACTGAAATACTCCCTTCGGCAGCAGCTTCTGAAAGCAAAACAGGTCAACGCAGCTCGGGTGGCTCGCCTTCACGAATTTGTGGGCCTGCAAAAATCCAACTTCAACCTCAATCAAAAGCTCAAGATTGCAAAGAACCTCAATAGAACTCTTGAACGAGAAGCAGCCCGACTCTCTACTCAGCTGGAGAGTAACAAGATCGAATCTCTGTCCAAACAGGAAGAGTATTTAACGGCTGAGCTGCAGAAGGAGTGGACCTGGACACTGGAGATGATGGACCAgatggagaaacaaaacaacgcTCATCAGCAGGACCTTCTGGAGGCGAAACAGGTCAACGCAGCTGGAGAGGCTCACCTTGTTGAGAAGGTCGGTGAGCTCACCACCAAGCTGGAGATGGAGACTGAAAAGAACCAGTCTCTGTCAGAGCAGGTTGAGATTCTTACAGCCGGGCTGCAGAAGGAGCGGACCAGGAGTCTGGAGCAAAGTGACCAGATGGAGGAACTGAAAGACGCTCATCAGAAACAACTTCTGGAAGCAAAGCAGGTGAACGCAGCCGGAGAAGCTCACCTTGTTCAGAGGGCCCGTGAGCTCACCACCGAACTGGAGATGGAGACCAAAGAGAACAAGTCTCTGTCAGAGCAGGTTGAGCAACTGACAGctgagctgcaggtggagcagACCAGGAGTCTGGAGAAGAGTGACCAGATGGAGGAACTGAAAGACGCCCTTCGGCAGCAGCTCCTGAAAGCAATACAGGTCAACGCAGCCCGGGTGGCTCAACTTCACAAATTTGTGGACCTGCAAAAGTCCAACTACGACCTAACTCAAAAGTTCAGGATTGGGAAGAACCTCAATGGAGCTCTTGAAAGAGAAGCAGCCAGACTCTTTACTCAGCTGGAGAAAGAGATTAAGAAGATCGAATCTCTgtcaaaacaggaagtagtaAAACAGGAGTATTTTACAGCCGAGCTGCAGAAGGAGTGGACCTGGAGACTGGAGATGATAGATCAGCTGGAGGAACAAAAGGACGCTCATCAGCAGGAACTCCAGGCACTGAAACAGGGCGACATTGAGAGAGAGGCTCTCCGTCGGGACTTGGAGGGTTTGAAAACCGCCAACCTCGAGCTCGTCACCCGACTCCAGGCTGAGGAAGAGCTCAGTGAAAACCTCAAGAGAGAAACTACCTCGCTCTCCATCAGCTTGGAGGCGGAAACTCTGAAGAACAAATCTCTGTTAAAACAGGGAGAGTCTCTAACCACCGAGCTGCAGAAGGAGCAGAACTGGAGACTGGAGCTCGGCGACCAGgcgcaggcagagagagacgccCACCAGCAGGAACTTCAGGCTCTCTGTCAGGAGTTGGAGATCCTGAAAGCAACCAACCCTGAGACTCCCGGCAAGCTCCAGGCTGAGAAAGAGGCAGGGAATGAAAGGACAAAGAAAG GTCTGTGCGGACGGCGACGGCTTGAGGCAGAGGAGCCAAGATGTTGCACCGTTTGA